One window of Nicotiana tomentosiformis chromosome 11, ASM39032v3, whole genome shotgun sequence genomic DNA carries:
- the LOC104114852 gene encoding cyclin-T1-3-like: MAGQLPENPSYPELARVASSMHIQEKSQSLTQRWYFTKEEIEDHSPSRKDGIDYEKESHLRKLYCSFLQELGIELKVPQVTIATAMMLCHRFYMRQSHAKNHWQIVATVSMFLACKAEETPRWLSDFVVVSYKLVYKWDPSAPLRIRQKDIYDKEKESIVAGERMLLATVAFDLNIEHPYKTLVAAMKRLEISNKEMVKVAWNFVNDWLRTTLCLQYKPHYIAAGSMFLAAKLLKVKLPTGKGNPWWMQFDVAPKQLEEVIQKMLQLLEQNQKQVTPSMSGRSTELKPVAGKAVSSSTESCISSVSVVAQDSRNMELVEARGSSTSVTSKCSEKESCNIVNTVKETESECGSANSAVEDGVCQPIKDDAKKEICQTISAGDHNGNIDIDRIKERLKRRKLEKNSLKKLAKDDEIDSEAWIERELENLG, encoded by the exons ATGGCAGGACAACTGCCAGAGAATCCTTCTTATCCAGAACTTGCAAGAGTTGCATCTAGCATGCACATTCAAGAAAAATCTCAGTCTTTGACCCAACGATGGTACTTCACTAAAGAAGAAATAGAGGATCACTCTCCGTCAAGGAAGGATGGGATCGATTATGAAAAAGAGTCACATCTAAGGAAATTGTACTGCTCTTTCCTGCAAGAGCTTGGAATAGAGCTGAAAGT GCCTCAAGTGACCATAGCTACTGCAATGATGTTGTGCCATCGCTTTTACATGCGCCAATCTCATGCAAAGAACCATTGGCAG ATTGTCGCGACGGTGAGCATGTTCCTTGCCTGCAAAGCTGAAGAAACACCACGCTGGCTGagtgattttgttgttgtttccTACAAGTTAGTTTATAAATGGGATCCATCAGCTCCACTGAGGATCAGACAAAAG GATATCTATGATAAGGAAAAGGAGTCGATTGTAGCTGGTGAGAGAATGCTGCTTGCGACAGTTGCATTTGATCTTAACATCGAACATCCTTACAAGACACTTGTTGCAGCTATGAAGAGGTTGGAAATTTCTAACAAGGAGATGGTCAAAGTAGCTTGGAATTTTGTGAATGATTG GCTTCGCACAACACTGTGCTTGCAGTATAAGCCCCATTATATCGCTGCTGGTTCCATGTTCCTTGCTGCTAAACTTCTGAAAGTGAAATTGCCTACTGGAAAAGGGAATCCCTGGTGGATGCAATTTGACGTTGCACCGAAACAGTTAGAAG AGGTTATTCAAAAGATGCTTCAGTTGCTGGAGCAGAATCAGAAACAAGTAACACCATCCATGTCTGGCAGGTCGACTGAATTAAAACCTGTTGCTGGAAAGGCAGTGTCAAGTAGCACAGAGTCTTGTATCTCAAGTGTGTCAGTTGTTGCACAAGATTCCAGGAATATGGAATTGGTGGAGGCCAGAGGGTCGTCTACCTCCGTGACATCCAAATGCAGTGAGAAAGAATCCTGCAACATCGTCAACACTGTCAAGGAGACAGAGAGTGAGTGTGGTAGTGCAAATAGTGCAGTTGAGGATGGTGTTTGTCAGCCAATTAAGGATGACGCCAAAAAAGAAATTTGCCAGACCATCTCTGCTGGCGATCACaatggaaatattgatattgatcGAATCAAGGAGAGATTGAAGAGGAGGAAATTGGAAAAGAATTCACTGAAGAAATTAGCCAAGGATGACGAGATTGATAGTGAGGCTTGGATTGAGAGAGAGCTGGAAAACTTGGGATAG